In the Candidatus Mycosynbacter amalyticus genome, one interval contains:
- a CDS encoding pyridoxamine 5'-phosphate oxidase family protein, whose product MTHEQIAREVLSANTYMTLATVNTDGQPWGTPVHFAHDEQYVYWMSELTAQHSQNLAANDKLFVTVFDAGQSVSELAQRRCVYIQTRGEQVSGDDELAAREVFADKFGDEDNRRVSEWQYYRAKLGKIDETKSDEQRVYFNES is encoded by the coding sequence ATGACACACGAACAAATCGCACGCGAAGTACTGAGCGCAAATACATATATGACTTTAGCAACGGTAAATACTGACGGACAACCATGGGGTACGCCAGTGCATTTTGCGCACGACGAACAGTATGTGTATTGGATGAGTGAACTTACCGCACAGCACTCGCAGAATTTGGCCGCCAACGATAAATTGTTCGTGACCGTGTTTGATGCCGGACAGAGTGTGAGCGAACTCGCACAGCGTCGCTGTGTGTATATCCAAACTCGTGGAGAGCAGGTGAGCGGTGACGACGAGCTGGCAGCGCGCGAGGTGTTTGCGGATAAGTTTGGCGATGAAGATAATCGCCGCGTAAGTGAGTGGCAGTATTACCGAGCGAAGCTAGGGAAGATTGACGAAACAAAGTCTGACGAGCAAAGGGTGTATTTCAATGAAAGTTAG
- a CDS encoding phenylalanine--tRNA ligase subunit alpha, whose translation MNEIQQLESVLLARLDTLEEPRDVLKALEIKQLYATIPTLEPSERGAYGKQINELKQTLEAAVADKESQREAADSVPLDVTAPFDTNSSMPKLLPVDGGSVHPLRQEIATLIGIFERMGFVAEESREIDDQYHMFESLNFPAGHPARDEYDTFMTTQKDENGEAFIAPAHTSTMQNRILRQYRDNLVADEPIAAIVPDRTFRNEDLDARHEHTFYQVEGVYVAKGVHAGMLIATLQKFLSEYYGKDIDVRVNPFYFPFTEPSFEMSLSCPFCEGKNPDCKVCSGEGWIELLGCGMIHPNVLKAADIDPNEYTGFAFGCGIDRLVMMKYGIEDVRHFESAKLDFLKQF comes from the coding sequence ATGAACGAGATACAACAACTAGAGTCTGTACTGCTGGCGCGTCTCGACACGCTCGAGGAGCCGCGTGATGTGCTCAAGGCGTTAGAAATCAAGCAATTGTACGCGACGATTCCGACACTTGAGCCGAGTGAGCGCGGTGCCTATGGCAAGCAAATCAATGAGCTAAAACAGACCCTCGAAGCGGCTGTGGCCGACAAGGAATCACAGCGTGAGGCTGCCGACAGTGTGCCGCTCGATGTGACGGCGCCGTTTGATACCAACAGTAGTATGCCAAAACTTTTACCTGTTGACGGCGGCAGTGTGCACCCCCTCCGCCAAGAAATCGCGACACTGATCGGTATTTTCGAGCGCATGGGATTTGTCGCCGAAGAATCGCGAGAGATCGACGATCAATACCATATGTTTGAGTCACTCAATTTCCCAGCTGGGCACCCAGCGCGCGACGAATACGATACGTTTATGACGACCCAGAAGGACGAGAACGGCGAGGCTTTCATTGCACCGGCGCACACTAGTACTATGCAAAACCGCATACTGCGGCAATACCGCGACAATCTCGTGGCAGATGAGCCAATTGCAGCGATTGTGCCGGATCGAACATTTCGCAACGAAGACCTCGACGCACGCCATGAACATACGTTTTACCAAGTCGAGGGCGTGTACGTCGCCAAGGGCGTGCATGCCGGTATGCTTATCGCCACACTGCAGAAGTTTTTGAGCGAGTATTACGGCAAAGATATTGATGTGCGGGTGAATCCGTTTTATTTCCCGTTCACCGAACCAAGTTTTGAGATGTCGCTGAGCTGTCCGTTTTGCGAGGGTAAAAATCCAGACTGCAAGGTTTGTAGTGGCGAAGGCTGGATTGAGCTTCTCGGTTGCGGTATGATTCACCCAAATGTGCTGAAAGCGGCCGACATCGATCCAAACGAATACACCGGCTTTGCGTTTGGCTGTGGTATTGACCGCCTAGTGATGATGAAATACGGTATCGAGGATGTGCGGCATTTCGAGAGTGCCAAACTCGACTTTTTGAAACAATTCTAA
- a CDS encoding MIP/aquaporin family protein, with translation MATKKAASAKKSTPTAAKQTKTKVTTVKAVAADATPKAPAALKSKRNVLQGRSVILGAFIAEFIGTFILASVAVHSQGQPLYVGFALIAIVLTIGTLSGSHVNPLVTVGAWATRKITGLRAIGYIVAQVLGALLAFVVASAYTNAAPEVSQQAQMLGQSSVKLFEANPIPAGKEFYIFFAEMLGAAIFALAVSSAIREKRNRAAQALTVGLGLFVALVIAGVSASYIGGTAVVNPAIAFTVQAVSFSSSNWLWPVLIYIVSPLIGGTIGFFLYDILRGESDGGDDNLVDDVL, from the coding sequence ATGGCAACTAAAAAAGCCGCTTCCGCGAAAAAGTCCACACCGACCGCAGCGAAGCAAACCAAAACCAAAGTAACGACTGTCAAAGCGGTTGCTGCCGATGCTACACCTAAAGCGCCAGCCGCCCTCAAGTCAAAACGCAACGTTCTCCAGGGTCGTTCGGTCATCCTCGGCGCTTTTATCGCAGAGTTTATCGGCACTTTCATCTTGGCGTCTGTCGCTGTACATAGCCAAGGTCAACCACTGTACGTCGGTTTTGCGCTCATCGCAATCGTACTGACTATTGGCACGCTTTCGGGCTCACACGTCAACCCACTGGTCACTGTAGGTGCATGGGCAACACGTAAGATTACCGGTCTGCGCGCTATTGGCTACATCGTCGCTCAGGTGCTCGGTGCCCTGCTTGCGTTTGTCGTCGCATCTGCCTACACCAATGCCGCTCCAGAAGTAAGCCAACAAGCGCAAATGCTTGGACAGTCTTCTGTGAAACTGTTTGAAGCCAACCCAATTCCAGCCGGCAAAGAATTCTACATCTTCTTCGCTGAAATGCTTGGTGCTGCAATCTTTGCGCTGGCCGTTTCGAGCGCTATCCGCGAAAAACGAAACCGTGCAGCTCAAGCACTCACTGTTGGTCTTGGCCTCTTTGTAGCCCTGGTGATTGCTGGCGTATCAGCAAGCTACATCGGCGGTACTGCAGTGGTCAACCCGGCTATCGCATTCACAGTGCAAGCTGTATCGTTTAGCTCAAGCAACTGGCTCTGGCCTGTGCTAATCTATATCGTGTCTCCGTTGATCGGTGGTACGATTGGATTCTTCCTGTATGATATCCTGCGTGGCGAAAGCGATGGCGGCGACGACAACCTCGTCGATGACGTACTCTAG